A genome region from Phocoena sinus isolate mPhoSin1 chromosome 16, mPhoSin1.pri, whole genome shotgun sequence includes the following:
- the LOC116741195 gene encoding cytochrome b-c1 complex subunit 8-like — translation MGRESGHLMRARPVITDSLSPLEQRAFPHCFSKGMPNTLHRTQARTLRVVPPLVVFYFVYTWGTQEFEKSKRKNPAAYENDK, via the coding sequence ATGGGCCGCGAGTCTGGGCATCTGATGCGGGCGCGGCCTGTGATCACCGACAGCTTGTCGCCCTTGGAGCAGCGCGCCTTCCCGCACTGCTTCAGCAAGGGCATGCCCAACACGCTGCACCGCACTCAGGCGCGCACCCTTCGCGTCGTGCCGCCACTTGTAGTGTTTTATTTTGTCTACACGTGGGGAACACAGGAGTTTgagaaatccaagaggaagaaTCCAGCTGCCTATGAAAATGACAAATGA